The following DNA comes from Plectropomus leopardus isolate mb unplaced genomic scaffold, YSFRI_Pleo_2.0 unplaced_scaffold15919, whole genome shotgun sequence.
AGGtgcgttttctttaaaaatcacatccaaaaaaaattaaataattaaatataaaaaaatcccaaaaaataatttcacgtttttttaaatcaccttgaaatttaaaagtaaaacatgtttaaagaaaagataaaagaaaaaagttttaattaaaaaattaccgattaaaaaaaatcaccaaaaatgtttaaaggaaaaaaaatcaccaaaaaaactgcaagaaaaagaaaaaaaacccaaatatttgatatttaacgaatatatatatatatgtttgaaGAAATAAATGcccaaaaagtttaaagaaaaaaaatccaatcattttatttttttaagaaaatatgccttctaAACACGCAGGCCCACGAAAAGTCcctaataatgacaaaaagccacggatctaataatctgtctGTACTTATACTTgactaaatgtacttagttttattcagccactttaaaaaaaatactatttttccaactccaatcaatacattttttaatgatagcagATGTAAAGTTTTCTGATTCTACTCAGCACGaattactaatatttttagCACAACAATTAATAATTCACCactaaagttttaaaagttttttcagggtaaataaggtgccagagtacataaaaccatcaaaataaagtaaaaaaaaaaaacccaaaacaaacctACAGAGTTCGGGGCAAAGCCCCCAATGttcccaaatcctagaaattttcctggatggataaaaaataatctaaaatatcaGGACGGTGAAATCAGAAAATCATCGCCGCGCTCATCATCACTAACCGAGAGAGTCGATCAGATTTGTTGAAACTTTAAAGATTGGCTCTCTGCCGACATCTCATCTCCCTTTGGGCCAATCAGTGTCAAGAAGCATCGTCCCCccaattttttaattaaacgcAGACTGATGGTTTTTGACCTTTAATTAAAGCAGCCCAATCAGACTAGTGAAGCAGCATTTCTGgccttttaaatattaaaattttgacCTTTAATCACGGGGTCCCCGTgagtgtcttttttaaaaaaatctagagcATAAGGCGGCATCGCCCCGAAATGTCGTCAACATCAGCTGCGATGTTACATTTGATGTTAATCCTTAGTTTTGACATCCTGCTTTTTGTTTGACCTCTCCAGGGGATCACAGGGATCCGGTTTTCGGGAGGAGAGAAGTGCTACATCAAGACCCAAGTGAAGGCTCGTCTGCCCGACGTGGAGGCGCTCAACAAAGACTCGATGACGTTCGACCTGGTGGGTTTGTCCTGAGAAAGCATGTTTCCTGCACGCtcaaatgtgctttaaaatctatttttaatgaACTTATCGACGACCTTTTTCCACTGCGGGAGCTTAAATGTTCTGTATACGACGTTTAAAGAAGCAACCCTTTAATATTACACTTTCaagctttacaaaatattat
Coding sequences within:
- the LOC121964541 gene encoding leukocyte cell-derived chemotaxin 1-like, translating into MSINGKVEEGTMEIDAANNMERFSTGSGADEAVEVHDFEIGITGIRFSGGEKCYIKTQVKARLPDVEALNKDSMTFDLVGLS